One region of Mus musculus strain C57BL/6J chromosome 3, GRCm38.p6 C57BL/6J genomic DNA includes:
- the Tigd4 gene encoding tigger transposable element-derived protein 4 gives MAEASVDIGTQPVTVKKKKSLSIEEKIDIINAVESGKKKAEIAAEYGIKKNSLSSIMKNKDKVLEAFESLRFDPKRKRLRTAFYTDLEEALMRWYRIAQCLNVPVNGPMLRLKANDFAQKLGHNDFKCSNGWLDRFKSRYGLVFRAQPVEATGISIDPSTVWYQNVLPYYLNDYHPKNVFNVKETGLLYRMLPTNTFAFKGETCSVGKLCKDRITLALGTNMDGSEKLPLLIIGKNRAPRCFKGIKSLPVYYEANRTAWMTAAIFEQWMQKLDEKFQAQKRRVVIFVDSCPAHPEVKNLKSIELAFFPSCLSSGFAAMNQGVIKSLKIKYRHCLIKKFLSSVESSKEFTFSLLDAVDTLHLCWRAVTPETIVKSYEEAGFRSPKGENDTANADAAVALDLTAHAVGAGVEFLEGLSIEEYAALDEDLETCEATQKDDAEWAGESKQDETGLYTSDEEEEDSGALEVDLPSPSKKDALSAVGTLKRFLRSHDLNDELHGSLADLENFINALSPK, from the coding sequence ATGGCAGAAGCCTCTGTGGATATCGGGACTCAGCCCGTAACcgtgaagaaaaagaagagcctGTCCATCGAGGAGAAGATTGACATCATAAATGCAGTGGAAAGTGGCAAGAAAAAGGCAGAGATTGCAGCTGAATATGGCATAAAGAAAAATTCATTGTCTTCcattatgaaaaacaaagacaaagttctAGAAGCCTTTGAGTCTTTGAGATTTGATCCGAAGAGAAAAAGACTGAGAACAGCGTTTTATACGGATCTAGAAGAAGCATTGATGAGGTGGTATCGGATTGCTCAGTGTCTAAACGTTCCAGTTAATGGCCCGATGTTGCGTCTAAAAGCTAATGATTTTGCCCAGAAGCTGGGACACAATGATTTTAAGTGCAGCAATGGTTGGCTGGATCGTTTTAAGTCCAGGTATGGCTTAGTATTCAGAGCACAACCCGTAGAAGCCACGGGTATATCTATAGACCCTTCCACTGTGTGGTACCAAAATGTGCTACCTTATTACTTAAATGATTATCATCCTAAAAATGTTTTCAATGTAAAAGAGACTGGGTTGCTTTATCGAATGTTACCTACAAATACTTTTGCATTCAAAGGGGAAACATGCTCAGTTGGAAAGTTGTGCAAAGACAGGATAACGCTGGCACTCGGAACAAATATGGATGGCTCTGAGAAGCTCCCTTTGCTGATCATCGGGAAAAACCGAGCCCCGCGTTGTTTCAAGGGCATAAAATCATTGCCTGTGTACTATGAAGCTAACAGAACGGCGTGGATGACCGCAGCCATATTCGAGCAGTGGATGCAGAAGCTGGATGAGAAATTCCAAGCCCAGAAACGAAGAGTGGTGATTTTTGTTGACTCTTGCCCCGCACATCCGGAAGTGAAAAACCTAAAGTCCATTGAGTTGGCATTCTTCCCGTCATGCTTGTCTTCCGGGTTTGCAGCTATGAATCAAGGTGTTATTAAAAGCCTTAAAATCAAATATCGGCATTGTCTTATCAAGAAATTTTTAAGTTCAGTCGAAAGTAGCAAAGAGTTTACATTTTCTCTTCTAGATGCAGTTGATACATTGCATCTCTGCTGGAGAGCTGTAACTCCAGAGACTATTGTTAAAAGCTATGAAGAAGCAGGATTCAGGTCTCCAAAGGGAGAAAATGACACAGCCAATGCAGATGCTGCTGTTGCTCTTGACCTGACTGCCCATGCAGTGGGGGCAGGAGTGGAGTTTCTTGAAGGCTTGTCCATAGAGGAATACGCTGCCCTGGATGAGGACCTGGAGACTTGTGAAGCCACCCAGAAAGATGATGCCGAGTGGGCCGGAGAAAGTAAGCAAGACGAAACTGGTCTTTATACTTccgatgaagaggaggaggacagcgGGGCGCTAGAAGTGGATCTGCCGTCACCATCCAAGAAGGACGCGCTCTCAGCTGTAGGCACTCTGAAAAGGTTTCTTAGAAGTCACGACCTGAATGATGAACTTCACGGTTCTTTAGCAGACCTTGAAAACTTTATTAACGCTTTGTCACCTAAGTAG